One region of Gigantopelta aegis isolate Gae_Host chromosome 7, Gae_host_genome, whole genome shotgun sequence genomic DNA includes:
- the LOC121377695 gene encoding probable G-protein coupled receptor 139: MMDRLFIVSSDELGTLDQNPTMSNSTAYVTDPDAVLIWRTIPPVLLCCGTVGSVLSLVVLTQKSMKRSPMTSYLTTLAVIDIMVLYTGLLRHWLKYFFDIEIRSLNIFFCKVHPWLVYLTLDMSAWLLVCMTLERVVSVWKPHRVKTICTSTASHISIVVVVVFLLGINSHFVYGKELIDVVKDNVTSKKCTQTDEHYRHFLYDIFPWIDLCIYCLIPFSIQIVGNCLIIGKIVLNARRMSAVMKNQNEKENRKRQVSSMTVMLLTLNAVFLLCTSPVSVYIIYIGYWKLQNINYQSRSTDLMWVLSICLMYFNNSFNFLFYCLSGKRFRSELKHVFRGLPTSSSKPDTFTLSHAESTPQIGRTPTDKNTNETYITRF; the protein is encoded by the coding sequence ATGATGGATCGTTTATTCATCGTCAGCTCGGATGAACTCGGAACACTGGATCAGAATCCTACCATGAGTAACAGTACAGCGTACGTAACAGACCCGGATGCAGTATTAATCTGGCGAACCATCCCTCCGGTTTTACTTTGCTGCGGGACAGTCGGAAGTGTGCTATCTCTCGTAGTTCTTACCCAGAAGTCCATGAAGCGGTCACCGATGACGTCATATCTGACAACACTCGCCGTCATAGACATCATGGTTTTGTACACGGGCCTGCTTCGACATTGGTTGAAGTATTTTTTCGATATCGAGATACGGTCTTTAAACATCTTCTTCTGCAAGGTGCACCCGTGGCTGGTGTACTTGACGTTGGACATGTCTGCGTGGCTACTGGTGTGCATGACGTTGGAGCGTGTGGTGTCGGTGTGGAAGCCGCACAGAGTCAAAACCATTTGCACGTCTACAGCATCTCACATCTCCATCGTTGTTGTGGTCGTGTTTCTACTCGGCATCAACTCTCACTTCGTGTACGGAAAGGAACTCATTGACGTTGTCAAGGACAACGTCACGTCCAAAAAGTGTACGCAGACTGACGAACATTACCGACATTTCCTGTACGATATCTTCCCGTGGATAGACCTGTGCATTTACTGTCTGATACCCTTCTCAATTCAGATAGTCGGAAACTGTTTGATAATCGGGAAAATTGTATTAAACGCCCGCCGGATGTCGGCCGTTATGAAAAACCAAAATGAGAAAGAAAACAGAAAGCGCCAAGTGTCCTCCATGACGGTGATGCTTCTGACCTTGAATGCTGTGTTCCTGCTGTGTACGTCACCGGTTTCTGTGTACATAATCTACATAGGTTATTGGAAGCTACAGAATATTAACTATCAGTCGAGATCGACGGATTTGATGTGGGTTTTGTCGATCTGTTTGATGTACTTTAACAACTCGTTCAATTTTCTGTTTTACTGTCTCAGTGGGAAACGATTCCGGTCGGAGCTGAAGCATGTGTTTCGGGGATTACCCACGAGTTCGTCGAAACCGGACACGTTCACTCTGTCTCACGCGGAAAGTACTCCCCAGATTGGCAGGACTCCaactgacaaaaacaccaatGAGACGTACATTACTCggttttaa
- the LOC121377054 gene encoding iduronate 2-sulfatase-like: MDFYPASVIFCFLIPVNCRMNVLFLVADDMRAELEVYYGPDFPSPVHPPMWTPSLNSLAVKSLLLKRSYVQQAVCSPSRSSLLTGRRPDTTHVYDLHHYFRKVGGNFTTIPEYFKINGYRTIGMGKIFHPGLASGHDDPISWTDPYFHGVQPPEYDSGRSWMAIPESEWSKKPILDTQLADHAVTVLRQVATKAKSGEQPFFVAVGFHKPHLPFVFPDKFLSYYPPESIRLPPNAYAPDHMPNVAWTKYGELRKYKDINALNATGDINTTLPRDVVLALRRAYYSALSYTDSELGRIVLELNKLGLANNTIVSFWGDHGWQLGEHGEWCKHTNFELAVHAPMMVHVPGLTDGGIVTEQLTEFVDLFPTLAEAAGLPPLPLCPVDSTKVGLCREGMSLVPIMRDPKTKWKKAAFSQYPRNEGNTMGYSMRTDRYRYTEWPRFKGKPLYKPDWSKLFGVELYDHVIDPEENVNRADDPSYTDIRKELSSMLRAGWRSAIPH; the protein is encoded by the coding sequence ATGGACTTTTATCCGGCGTCTGTCATCTTCTGTTTCCTAATTCCGGTAAACTGCCGCATGAATGTGCTATTTTTAGTAGCGGACGACATGAGAGCCGAACTGGAGGTGTACTACGGACCGGATTTCCCATCTCCCGTTCACCCGCCTATGTGGACTCCTTCGCTAAATTCTCTGGCGGTAAAAAGTCTTCTTCTAAAACGTTCATACGTTCAGCAAGCCGTCTGCTCGCCGAGTAGGAGTTCGCTTCTGACCGGCAGACGACCCGACACCACGCATGTGTACGATTTGCATCACTACTTCCGAAAAGTAGGAGGAAATTTTACAACGATTCcggaatatttcaaaataaatggcTACAGGACGATAGGAATGGGAAAGATATTTCACCCGGGCCTTGCTTCTGGTCACGACGATCCCATTTCGTGGACGGATCCTTACTTCCATGGAGTGCAGCCACCGGAATATGACAGTGGGCGGAGCTGGATGGCCATTCCGGAGTCCGAATGGTCAAAGAAGCCAATCCTCGATACCCAGCTTGCAGACCACGCTGTTACAGTGCTGAGGCAAGTCGCTACTAAGGCAAAATCAGGGGAGCAGCCATTTTTCGTTGCAGTTGGGTTTCATAAGCCCCATCTGCCGTTCGTTTTCCCCGACAAATTCCTGAGTTATTATCCGCCAGAATCCATCAGACTTCCTCCGAATGCTTATGCTCCTGACCACATGCCCAACGTAGCGTGGACCAAGTACGGAGAGTTGAGAAAATACAAAGATATAAATGCGTTGAACGCTACTGGCGACATTAACACAACGCTACCTAGAGACGTGGTGCTGGCGTTGAGAAGAGCCTACTACAGTGCCCTGTCGTATACAGACAGCGAACTGGGGCGAATTGTCCTGGAGCTGAACAAACTGGGTCTGGCGAACAACACGATCGTGTCTTTCTGGGGAGACCACGGCTGGCAGCTAGGGGAGCACGGGGAGTGGTGCAAACACACCAACTTCGAACTGGCTGTCCACGCGCCGATGATGGTGCACGTGCCCGGTCTCACCGACGGAGGCATCGTCACGGAGCAGCTTACGGAATTCGTCGATCTCTTTCCAACCCTGGCGGAAGCTGCCGGACTACCTCCTCTCCCACTGTGTCCCGTCGACTCGACAAAAGTCGGGTTATGTCGGGAAGGAATGAGTCTCGTGCCTATCATGCGTGATCCAAAGACAAAGTGGAAGAAGGCGGCGTTTTCTCAGTATCCCAGAAACGAAGGAAACACGATGGGCTACAGCATGAGGACCGACAGATACAGGTACACGGAGTGGCCGAGATTTAAAGGCAAGCCTCTGTACAAACCGGACTGGAGTAAACTCTTTGGTGTCGAGCTGTACGACCACGTAATTGACCCAGAGGAAAATGTCAACCGTGCAGATGACCCAAGCTATACGGATATCAGGAAGGAGTTGAGCAGTATGTTGAGAGCCGGATGGCGATCAGCCATtccccactga